A genomic segment from Flavobacterium sp. 9R encodes:
- a CDS encoding glycosyltransferase family 2 protein, which produces MKISIITVVYNNEKTIQDAMQSVLGQTYKNIEYVIIDGNSKDSTVNLINEYKDQLGYFISEKDKGLYDAMNKGINACTGDVIGILNSDDLYQDSEIITAVMEHFNNDPALDIVYGDLVYVKSEDTNKVVRNWKSKEYYNLFFENANVPPHPSLFVRRKVYKEIGLFDLQFKLAADYELMLRMFKKHNFKSKYINRLIIKMRLGGATNQNYTNIINQNKEILKAWKVNGLQAPFYLMPLRIIKRLSQFI; this is translated from the coding sequence ATGAAGATATCGATTATCACTGTTGTGTATAACAACGAAAAGACAATTCAGGATGCAATGCAATCGGTTCTTGGACAGACTTATAAAAACATTGAATATGTTATTATAGATGGTAACTCAAAAGACAGCACTGTTAATTTAATAAATGAATACAAAGACCAGCTTGGGTATTTCATTTCAGAAAAGGACAAAGGGCTTTATGATGCTATGAATAAAGGAATAAATGCTTGTACTGGAGATGTGATAGGGATATTAAATTCGGATGATTTGTATCAAGATTCAGAGATTATTACAGCTGTTATGGAACATTTCAATAATGATCCTGCGTTAGATATAGTGTATGGGGATTTGGTGTATGTAAAAAGTGAGGATACCAATAAAGTAGTGCGTAATTGGAAGTCAAAAGAGTATTATAATCTTTTTTTTGAAAATGCCAATGTTCCACCACATCCTTCATTATTTGTTAGAAGAAAAGTATATAAAGAAATTGGTTTATTTGATTTGCAATTTAAATTGGCTGCGGATTATGAATTGATGTTACGTATGTTTAAAAAACACAATTTCAAGTCAAAATACATTAATCGATTAATCATTAAGATGAGGTTGGGTGGTGCCACCAACCAAAATTATACGAATATAATTAACCAAAATAAGGAGATATTGAAAGCATGGAAAGTGAATGGCTTACAAGCTCCTTTTTATTTGATGCCATTAAGAATAATCAAACGTTTATCTCAATTTATTTAA
- a CDS encoding O-antigen polymerase has protein sequence MMKHKILYLPCFVYAVSFASILLLYQVGWSDLFPKLDGYLLYFLFSTIVLSLILSFIQFKTLNIKTNEVNLKSSFVKRALIFIIIGYSLEFLYERSIPIVSTILNSYYSYQDFDGIPTFHVILSTFNIFFSILMFNFYLSKKKLKNLFCFILTLFPYILTLNRGAFMIVFSAMIFIFLMRLQTISLKTFIRPITVLVIVLYFFGVVGNFRQEQTKDDKEFLLRKGGATDTFINNGVPGEFYWSYIYLISPMGNLQNIVNEKEDIFDENNIGIFAATQLFPDFISKRLVSLFGYGDKIENSNGVYYLVTPLLNAPTIYFASYFFLGFIGLFIMYIIMMISALMYPFLVKKNSVYYCTALASLNSLILLCTFNNMWYATGTILFWPIIMDVIDRVKFK, from the coding sequence ATGATGAAGCATAAAATATTATATCTCCCTTGTTTTGTGTATGCAGTTTCATTTGCATCAATATTATTATTGTATCAAGTTGGTTGGTCGGATTTGTTCCCAAAGTTAGATGGTTATTTACTATATTTTTTATTTTCAACAATTGTACTATCATTAATTTTATCTTTTATACAGTTTAAAACTTTAAATATAAAAACTAATGAAGTAAATCTTAAGTCTTCGTTTGTCAAACGAGCATTGATTTTCATTATTATCGGTTACTCTTTAGAATTTTTATATGAAAGAAGTATTCCTATCGTTTCTACTATTTTAAATTCATATTATTCTTATCAAGATTTTGATGGAATTCCAACTTTTCATGTAATACTGAGTACATTCAATATTTTTTTTTCAATTTTAATGTTCAATTTTTATTTGTCAAAAAAAAAATTAAAGAACTTATTTTGCTTTATTTTAACATTATTTCCATATATACTCACTTTGAATCGTGGTGCCTTTATGATAGTCTTTTCTGCCATGATATTTATTTTTTTAATGCGATTACAGACAATAAGTTTAAAAACTTTTATTAGGCCAATTACTGTGTTGGTAATAGTATTATATTTTTTTGGTGTTGTTGGGAATTTTAGGCAAGAACAAACTAAGGATGATAAGGAATTTCTACTCAGAAAAGGTGGGGCGACAGACACTTTTATTAATAATGGAGTACCGGGGGAGTTTTATTGGAGTTATATCTATCTTATTTCTCCTATGGGGAATCTTCAAAATATAGTAAATGAAAAGGAAGATATATTTGACGAAAATAATATTGGAATATTTGCAGCAACGCAATTGTTTCCTGATTTTATTAGTAAACGACTAGTTTCTCTGTTTGGTTATGGAGATAAAATAGAAAATAGTAATGGTGTTTATTACTTAGTAACTCCACTTTTAAATGCTCCAACTATATATTTTGCTTCTTATTTTTTTTTAGGTTTCATAGGTCTGTTTATAATGTATATTATTATGATGATTAGTGCTTTAATGTATCCATTTTTAGTTAAAAAAAACAGTGTATATTATTGTACAGCATTAGCATCACTAAATTCATTAATTCTATTGTGTACATTTAATAATATGTGGTACGCAACAGGAACAATTCTGTTTTGGCCAATTATTATGGATGTTATAGATAGAGTCAAATTTAAATAA
- a CDS encoding NAD-dependent epimerase/dehydratase family protein — MKNILITGGAGFIGSNLALKLIEKGYKITVLDNLSKQIHGDNPEITSPLFKSIKEKVTFINGTVTSREDWEKAIENQNVIVHLAAETGTGQSMYCIEKYTEVNIQGTAIMLDILANCKNSIEKVIIASSRSIYGEGKYKHPRLGVVYPSHRKEEDMLAGNFELNYLDKQELELLATDEESKIHPSSVYGITKQNQEQMIMTVCPTIGVAAVAFRYQNVYGPGQSLKNPYTGILSIFSTQIRNSNGIQIFEDGKETRDFVFIDDVVEATILGIEKEEANGQVFNVGTGVATDVLEVANSLIEAYKINVTVTITGNFRLGDIRHNYADLTKIKTRLGFEPKVFFKEGIEKFSAWVLEQEIQEDKLSISLEEMRKKGLLK, encoded by the coding sequence ATGAAAAATATATTAATTACAGGGGGAGCTGGATTTATTGGAAGCAATCTTGCGCTTAAGCTTATCGAAAAGGGGTATAAAATTACAGTTTTAGATAATCTTTCAAAACAAATACATGGTGACAATCCAGAAATTACCTCTCCATTATTTAAAAGTATAAAGGAGAAGGTCACATTTATAAATGGAACCGTTACTTCAAGAGAGGATTGGGAAAAAGCAATTGAAAATCAAAATGTCATAGTGCATTTAGCTGCTGAAACGGGAACGGGTCAATCAATGTATTGTATTGAAAAATATACAGAAGTAAATATTCAAGGTACAGCTATTATGCTCGATATTTTAGCAAATTGTAAAAATTCAATTGAAAAAGTAATTATTGCTTCTTCTCGTTCTATTTATGGCGAAGGAAAATATAAACATCCAAGACTTGGTGTTGTGTATCCCTCTCATAGAAAAGAAGAAGATATGTTAGCAGGAAATTTTGAGCTTAACTATTTAGACAAACAAGAACTTGAGTTGTTAGCAACAGATGAAGAGTCTAAAATTCATCCCTCATCTGTTTATGGTATTACAAAACAAAACCAGGAACAAATGATTATGACAGTATGTCCTACTATTGGTGTTGCTGCGGTAGCGTTTAGATACCAAAACGTTTATGGACCAGGCCAATCATTAAAAAATCCTTATACGGGTATTTTATCTATTTTTTCTACACAGATAAGAAATAGTAATGGTATTCAGATTTTCGAGGATGGTAAAGAGACGAGAGATTTTGTTTTTATCGACGATGTGGTTGAGGCGACAATTCTTGGAATAGAAAAAGAAGAGGCTAACGGACAGGTTTTCAATGTGGGTACTGGTGTTGCTACAGACGTCCTTGAAGTTGCAAATTCACTAATTGAAGCTTATAAAATTAATGTTACAGTTACCATAACAGGAAATTTCAGATTAGGAGATATTCGTCATAATTATGCTGATTTAACTAAGATTAAAACTCGTTTAGGATTTGAACCTAAAGTTTTTTTTAAAGAAGGTATCGAAAAATTTTCAGCCTGGGTTCTTGAGCAAGAAATTCAAGAGGATAAATTAAGTATATCACTTGAAGAAATGAGAAAAAAAGGTTTGTTGAAATAA
- a CDS encoding lipopolysaccharide biosynthesis protein, with amino-acid sequence MSNSLKSTATKGIIWSAVDKFAVQMGQFVVSIVLARILLPEDFGLLGMLAIFIALSQTFIESGMGLGLIQRQDRTDIDFSTVFVFNLAVSSLFYLLLFFSAPFIASYFNQPKLIDLTRVLGLNLFVSSLAIVQRTKLTIAMNFKAIAKTNVIGVIIGGITGIIAAMNGFGVWSLVIQTLLGAFATAVSLWFFSHWTPSIAFSRNSFRNLFGFGSKLLFSGLYAQLLTNVYNICIGKYYPISSLGYYTRAKGFADISAGTITSILQQATFPILAAVQNDKEKLISVYSRMIRMSSFFIIPMMTLIALLAKPIVILLLTEKWVAVIPLLQWMVFARIFLPMSAINMNLLNAIGRSDLFLKVDLSKLPLTVLTMIITIPLGVKAMIIGHVVTSGVAFFINAYLPGKYYGYGALAQIKDMIPMFLSTFLMSIFVYFVTSLIDDLLLQLLLGGMAGLFGYIISSYFLKVNELKVLIDYFSF; translated from the coding sequence TTGTCAAATTCACTCAAATCAACTGCAACTAAAGGGATAATTTGGTCGGCTGTTGATAAATTTGCTGTTCAAATGGGGCAGTTTGTAGTGAGTATAGTGCTTGCTCGAATATTATTGCCCGAAGATTTTGGTTTGTTGGGTATGCTAGCCATTTTTATAGCGCTGTCTCAAACTTTCATTGAGAGCGGGATGGGCTTAGGTTTAATTCAACGTCAAGATAGAACAGATATCGATTTTTCAACCGTTTTTGTTTTCAATTTAGCAGTTAGTAGTTTGTTTTATTTGTTGCTGTTCTTTTCAGCGCCTTTTATTGCATCATATTTTAATCAACCTAAGCTAATTGATTTAACCCGTGTATTGGGATTGAATCTATTCGTAAGTTCGTTAGCAATTGTTCAACGCACCAAGTTAACAATTGCCATGAATTTCAAAGCAATCGCAAAAACGAATGTAATTGGAGTTATTATAGGGGGAATAACTGGTATAATTGCAGCAATGAATGGTTTTGGGGTTTGGTCTTTGGTTATTCAAACTTTGCTAGGTGCTTTCGCTACTGCAGTGTCGTTATGGTTTTTTAGCCATTGGACACCCTCTATTGCATTTTCCAGAAATTCGTTTAGGAATTTATTTGGTTTTGGTTCAAAATTATTGTTTTCGGGCTTATATGCGCAATTACTAACCAATGTCTACAATATTTGTATAGGGAAGTATTACCCTATATCATCTTTGGGATATTATACACGAGCTAAAGGATTTGCAGATATATCGGCTGGCACTATTACAAGTATTTTGCAACAGGCCACATTTCCAATTTTGGCCGCTGTGCAAAACGATAAAGAAAAATTAATCTCCGTTTATAGTAGAATGATTCGAATGTCATCCTTTTTTATTATCCCGATGATGACACTTATCGCTTTGCTGGCAAAACCAATTGTGATACTTTTATTGACAGAAAAATGGGTAGCTGTAATACCGCTTTTGCAATGGATGGTATTTGCCCGCATTTTTCTTCCAATGTCTGCAATTAATATGAATCTTTTAAATGCTATAGGTCGCTCTGATTTGTTTTTAAAGGTTGATTTGTCAAAATTACCATTAACAGTTTTAACAATGATTATAACAATACCTTTAGGGGTGAAAGCGATGATAATTGGACATGTCGTTACATCAGGAGTAGCCTTTTTTATTAATGCTTATCTACCAGGGAAGTATTATGGATATGGTGCTTTAGCCCAAATAAAGGATATGATACCTATGTTTCTTTCTACTTTTTTAATGTCAATTTTTGTATATTTTGTTACTAGTTTAATTGATGATTTGTTGCTCCAACTATTATTGGGAGGAATGGCCGGTTTATTCGGATATATTATATCAAGCTACTTTTTGAAAGTAAATGAGCTCAAAGTCTTAATAGATTATTTTTCTTTTTAA
- the ispD gene encoding 2-C-methyl-D-erythritol 4-phosphate cytidylyltransferase, translating into MDAIILAAGSGLRMNSNIPKQFLRIKGKPLFIYSLELFDKCSFIDKIYITCNKEYMHLYNEFISMYDIKNVECIEGGSTRQESVYRALSFINTPKVMIHEAARPLIDLEFMNSIFSSDLDADGVVPTIPVKFTVAIGNDFMESELDRSKLHNVQLPQIFNKEILFSAHEKALNDNYEATEDGMLVFHYGGRVKFVDGRESNIKVTTQLDIELIENLLKL; encoded by the coding sequence ATGGATGCAATTATTTTAGCTGCTGGTAGTGGTTTACGAATGAATTCAAATATTCCGAAACAATTTTTAAGAATAAAGGGTAAGCCTCTTTTTATCTATTCATTAGAACTATTTGATAAATGTAGTTTTATCGATAAAATTTATATCACTTGTAATAAAGAATATATGCACCTTTATAATGAATTTATATCTATGTATGATATTAAGAATGTTGAGTGCATTGAAGGAGGCAGTACAAGACAAGAGTCAGTTTACAGGGCTCTTTCTTTTATAAATACACCAAAAGTAATGATTCATGAAGCGGCACGTCCTTTAATCGATTTAGAATTTATGAATAGTATTTTTTCATCAGATTTGGATGCTGATGGTGTTGTTCCTACAATTCCAGTGAAATTTACTGTCGCAATTGGAAATGATTTCATGGAGTCCGAATTAGATAGATCAAAATTACATAATGTACAGCTACCTCAAATTTTCAATAAAGAAATCTTATTTAGTGCTCATGAAAAGGCCCTGAATGATAATTATGAAGCAACAGAAGATGGAATGTTAGTTTTTCATTATGGAGGACGTGTTAAGTTTGTTGATGGAAGAGAATCAAATATAAAAGTGACAACTCAACTCGATATTGAATTGATTGAGAATTTACTAAAATTATAA
- a CDS encoding SDR family oxidoreductase — translation MIYNKILLITGASSGIGLSTAIEAQNKGFTVIFTSRNIESNQSLNEKLTNGSVLKNLDVSDEKSVKNLFEFIKVKFGKLDALINCAGFVDPETMLATTLENWNATISINLTGTFLCCKYATGFMKKSGGTIVNVASTAGLTPRPGWGAYAASKSGVIGFSASISEELSEYNIRVFVICPGRTATPLRKILAPTEDPLTIMQPETVSTTILFCLTEEASPLEGQPILVRERF, via the coding sequence ATGATATATAATAAAATTCTTCTGATTACAGGAGCAAGTTCAGGAATAGGATTGAGTACAGCTATAGAAGCTCAGAATAAAGGTTTCACTGTGATTTTTACAAGTCGAAATATTGAATCAAATCAATCTTTAAATGAGAAACTTACAAATGGAAGTGTTTTAAAAAATTTGGATGTTAGTGATGAGAAAAGTGTAAAGAACCTTTTTGAATTTATCAAAGTTAAATTTGGTAAACTTGATGCCTTAATTAATTGTGCGGGTTTTGTTGATCCCGAAACAATGCTTGCAACAACTTTAGAAAATTGGAATGCCACAATTTCAATAAATTTGACAGGGACTTTTTTGTGTTGTAAGTATGCTACAGGTTTTATGAAAAAGAGCGGAGGTACAATTGTGAATGTAGCCTCTACTGCAGGATTAACCCCAAGGCCAGGGTGGGGAGCGTACGCTGCATCAAAAAGCGGGGTGATTGGTTTCTCTGCTTCCATATCTGAAGAGTTGTCCGAATATAATATAAGAGTATTTGTTATTTGTCCGGGAAGAACAGCAACACCACTTCGTAAAATTTTGGCACCTACAGAAGATCCACTTACAATTATGCAACCAGAAACTGTGTCGACTACAATTTTATTTTGTTTGACAGAGGAGGCTTCTCCATTAGAAGGGCAACCAATTTTAGTTCGTGAAAGATTTTAA
- a CDS encoding glycosyltransferase family A protein: MYTTKKPLISVVIPCYNHEKYVALCIENVLNQTYSNFEVIVIDDGSRDKSPEILKELKKIYDFTLILQENIGLPATLNKALKEFVKGEFFSICASDDFWCLNKLELQFNFMKKNTNIPMCYGKTHYIDENSIVIKSFDKKNNILKGGGLFNDIFTFKIHPPVNYFFKTSIFNEIGYFDENIFAEDYYMNLKIASKYEIGFIDEYLSYYRVDTSFDKINRVAKVSASHLMSIELYKDHPLYGKAKAMVYLSNFRVFSGFTRHKNLAIKNAVNVIGSFYNKNFVISCFKMIVIWR; the protein is encoded by the coding sequence ATGTACACTACTAAAAAACCTTTAATCTCGGTTGTTATACCTTGTTATAACCACGAAAAATACGTTGCACTTTGCATTGAAAATGTATTGAATCAAACCTACTCCAATTTTGAAGTTATTGTTATAGATGATGGATCTAGAGACAAAAGTCCTGAAATATTAAAAGAATTAAAAAAGATATATGATTTTACTCTTATTCTTCAAGAAAACATAGGTTTGCCAGCGACTTTAAATAAGGCTCTTAAAGAGTTTGTTAAAGGGGAGTTTTTCTCAATATGTGCTTCGGATGATTTTTGGTGCTTAAATAAATTGGAGTTGCAGTTTAACTTTATGAAAAAAAATACCAATATACCGATGTGTTATGGAAAAACTCATTATATTGATGAAAATTCTATAGTAATTAAATCATTTGATAAAAAAAATAACATTTTAAAAGGGGGGGGGTTATTTAATGATATTTTTACATTTAAAATACATCCGCCAGTCAATTATTTTTTCAAAACTTCAATTTTTAATGAAATAGGATATTTTGATGAAAATATTTTTGCTGAGGATTATTATATGAATTTAAAAATTGCTAGTAAATATGAAATTGGATTTATTGATGAATATTTAAGTTATTACAGAGTTGATACTAGTTTTGATAAAATTAACCGGGTTGCTAAAGTTTCAGCCTCGCACTTAATGAGCATTGAATTATATAAGGATCATCCATTGTATGGAAAAGCTAAAGCTATGGTTTATTTAAGTAATTTTAGAGTATTTTCAGGTTTCACCAGACATAAAAATCTTGCAATCAAAAATGCGGTAAATGTTATCGGTTCTTTTTATAATAAAAATTTTGTTATATCATGTTTTAAAATGATTGTAATTTGGAGATAA
- a CDS encoding glycosyltransferase, which produces MNKKNCQISIIVPFYNVELYFRQFLDSLLPIGDNCEVILVDDGSQDFSTDIAIEFTERFSNVKLLQKQNGGLSSARNYGLKFAKGDYVIFFDSDDYIEDKTVIYKMFEEAVVKKADILIAQYYEFIELDNKKFRPDKINFIQDLISLEDKMDKLFQNCVSFAVWDKIYKIDFLKSNNLQFKEGVWFEDMDFIYKAFFYASKISKVEDVLIGYRQRPGSIMKTISPKILDKISVLEGLYDFFEEKNTLSKVYEKFKVLYIRIIFSIIYSVLIFGSNNKVENEILDKVFNLPFFKVAIQEKLVHKNYLSKLEKFLFYLIKFKIINRNNINLIRYFTVLRRL; this is translated from the coding sequence ATGAATAAAAAGAATTGTCAAATTAGTATTATAGTTCCTTTTTATAATGTTGAATTGTATTTTCGCCAATTTCTGGATAGTTTATTACCCATTGGGGATAATTGTGAAGTAATTCTTGTTGATGATGGGTCACAAGATTTTTCTACAGATATTGCCATTGAGTTTACAGAACGATTTAGTAATGTTAAATTGTTGCAGAAACAAAATGGAGGATTGAGTTCTGCAAGAAATTATGGATTGAAATTTGCTAAAGGTGATTATGTGATTTTTTTTGATAGTGATGATTATATTGAAGATAAAACTGTAATTTACAAGATGTTTGAAGAAGCTGTAGTAAAAAAAGCCGACATTTTGATAGCACAGTATTATGAGTTCATAGAACTAGATAATAAGAAATTTAGGCCTGATAAAATAAATTTTATTCAAGATCTTATATCTCTTGAGGATAAAATGGATAAACTATTTCAAAATTGTGTATCGTTTGCTGTTTGGGACAAAATCTATAAGATCGATTTTTTGAAAAGTAATAATTTACAGTTTAAGGAAGGAGTTTGGTTTGAGGATATGGATTTTATATATAAAGCATTTTTTTATGCTAGTAAAATTTCAAAAGTGGAAGATGTTTTAATAGGATATAGGCAGAGGCCAGGATCTATAATGAAAACAATTTCTCCTAAAATTTTAGATAAGATATCTGTTTTGGAAGGACTTTATGATTTTTTTGAGGAAAAAAATACATTAAGCAAGGTTTATGAAAAATTCAAAGTACTTTATATTAGAATTATTTTTTCGATTATTTATAGTGTTTTAATCTTTGGAAGTAACAATAAGGTTGAGAATGAAATTCTTGACAAAGTTTTTAATTTACCTTTTTTTAAAGTAGCTATTCAAGAAAAATTAGTTCATAAAAATTATCTTTCTAAGCTTGAAAAGTTTTTGTTTTATTTAATAAAGTTTAAAATTATCAATCGGAATAATATTAATCTTATCAGGTATTTTACTGTATTGAGAAGATTATAA
- a CDS encoding CDP-glycerol glycerophosphotransferase family protein → MSSLKSIIKAYAPTKVWEKFGKVKGLSNRLYEFYLIKTAPARHRKALIRIRKKEKIKVAFFLIHDSVWKYDILYNLMVEHTKFEPVIFVCPVVNFGFDNMVFQMEKSFDLFQSKNYNVIKTFNKENGTYLDVKMDFSPDIVFYTNPYESLQDDRYFIKQFKNTLTCYVPYAVMTTKYDFFYTSAFHDLVWKIFSETTLHKDISSKKQKNKGSNIIVTGYPGFDEFLVNQTPNNDVWKNKNPNLKKIIWAPHHLMNELNRMSNFLEYCDFFLDLAIKYHDKIQIAFKPHPLLRVKLENDPNWGKDKTDKYYEYWENLPNGQFESAEYGDLFLTSDALIHDCGSFISEYLFTMKPTLFMVRNENVMKMWSEYGEKALSVHYQSRTNQELEDFIESVVLNGSDRMEKERREFVNNILMTENKLTASENIMGYLENEIFTKKNI, encoded by the coding sequence ATGAGTTCATTGAAATCAATAATTAAAGCATATGCACCTACAAAGGTTTGGGAAAAATTTGGGAAAGTAAAAGGTTTATCTAATAGATTATATGAATTTTATTTGATTAAGACCGCTCCTGCTAGGCATCGAAAGGCTCTTATAAGAATTCGTAAAAAGGAAAAGATAAAAGTCGCTTTCTTTTTGATTCATGATTCTGTATGGAAGTATGATATATTGTACAATTTAATGGTAGAACATACCAAATTTGAACCTGTTATTTTTGTTTGTCCTGTTGTTAATTTTGGATTTGATAATATGGTGTTTCAAATGGAGAAATCCTTTGATTTATTTCAGAGTAAGAATTATAATGTTATTAAAACTTTTAATAAGGAGAACGGAACTTATTTGGATGTAAAAATGGATTTTTCTCCTGATATTGTATTTTACACTAATCCTTATGAAAGTTTGCAAGATGACAGGTATTTTATAAAACAGTTTAAAAATACCTTGACTTGTTATGTACCCTATGCAGTAATGACTACTAAGTATGATTTTTTTTATACTTCAGCTTTTCACGATCTTGTTTGGAAAATTTTTAGCGAAACAACTCTTCATAAAGATATTAGTTCAAAAAAACAAAAAAATAAGGGAAGTAATATTATTGTGACTGGTTATCCAGGGTTCGATGAGTTCTTGGTGAATCAAACGCCTAATAATGATGTATGGAAAAATAAAAATCCTAATTTGAAAAAGATAATATGGGCACCACATCACTTAATGAATGAGTTGAATCGAATGTCAAATTTTCTTGAATACTGCGACTTTTTTTTAGATTTGGCTATAAAGTATCATGATAAAATACAAATAGCATTTAAACCTCATCCTTTATTGAGGGTTAAATTAGAAAACGACCCTAATTGGGGGAAGGATAAAACAGACAAATATTATGAGTATTGGGAGAATTTGCCTAACGGACAATTTGAAAGTGCTGAATATGGAGATCTTTTTTTGACATCAGATGCATTGATTCACGATTGCGGCTCATTTATTTCAGAATATCTTTTTACTATGAAACCAACGCTATTTATGGTAAGAAATGAAAATGTAATGAAAATGTGGAGTGAATATGGAGAAAAGGCTCTCTCAGTACATTATCAATCAAGAACCAATCAAGAATTGGAAGATTTTATAGAATCAGTTGTTTTAAATGGTAGCGATAGAATGGAAAAAGAACGTAGAGAATTTGTTAATAATATATTAATGACGGAAAACAAGTTGACCGCTTCAGAAAACATAATGGGTTATCTAGAGAATGAAATTTTTACAAAAAAAAACATATAA